DNA sequence from the Candidatus Binatia bacterium genome:
CCTCTCGGGGAACGTGTGCCCTCGGGCTACTCCACCGAGCGGGTGCATGAACCCGCTCTGGTCTCAAACCCCTCTCGGGGAACGTGTGCCCTCGGGCTGATGATTAAAAAGATTGAAGTCGTCAATGATTCTCGTCTCAAACCCCTCTCGGGGAACGTGTGCCCTCGGGCAGTGGGAGCCGCTCCGGTCGAAGTTCTGCGCCCTTAGCCTGGGGTTTCCGCCAGTCGCCGCCTGCGTCCACACAATGCTTGTGACTCTACAGGGGGTATACGGTTTAAGCCCCGGAATTGACAGAATTTGCCGCGTGCGCCACTCGTGACACGAGGCATTGCGGAAAATCGCGGAGAAACCCCGCAAAGCCGTCAGAGGCCCGCGACTGGCGCGATTAACCGTCCCAGTGCAGACCTCAGGCGAGCTCAGCGGACCTACGTGCACCGTAACCCACTTTTCAAAGAGCAGGACCCGCCTTCTTGGCGCCAAGGCCCTTTTGCGCGTTCTCGCGCAAGCACGCTCTTGCACGAAAGCCACGGTCGATGCAACGGGACAGCCCCCAATGCCGTCCCCGCTGGGAAGTCCTGGCGAGCGTTTCGTCCCCATGGCAGCGCCTCGGCCCATGATGTCTGTCGGCCCTGTGTGGAGACGAGCTTTTACACCCGACGCGCAAATTGCAACAGGTGCTCGAGGCTCGCGGCAACGTTGCAGCGCGTCATCCCGGCGCGACGGCGATTCACACCGAACCGCGGACCCGTTTGCTCCGAACCCGCCCTGGCTCGGAATCGACCGAGAAGAACTTGCGTTGCCCCTTGGTTCTGTGGCAACACGAGGCCTTTGGGAGGCAGGGATGTACAGCGGCTCCACTTACTTGGTCGCCGTCGCCGGCGTGCAAGCGAAGCGGATTGTCGAGGCGTTTTATGCACTCACGGTCGCAGCACCCAAACCCGTGAAGATCGAGCGCATCGACGTGATCGGAACCCAACGCGTGTGGGATGCCTACCGCGCCACACTCGGGCCTCACGCGAGCATTCTCTCAAAGGTCGCTCGGCAACACGGGATCTGTGTACCCGAACTCCGCTTCCATCTCCTCACGAACCCCTCGGGCACAGAGCCGCTCCGCGATTTGCTGACCACCGACGATAACATGGCAGCATGGCGACAAGTCCTCGAAATCGTTCGGACGCTCATCGCCGAGAGCAGCACCCTGCTTGGGGTATGTGCTGGCGCCCGCCAAGCGCTGCGGCAAGCGCTGACCCTCGCCTTTCAACTTTTGGCCCGACCGCAAGATCGCCTCTTCGACATCCGCGTGCGCGGACTGCTTGCCGAAGCGCGTCCCACCGCGGGCCGTGCACGGCGCTCCACACCAAGAGTGGTCCTCAGCGAGCTTCCGTTTCTACGTGTGCAGGAATTACCCCGCCGCGCGGACGCCCTCGAGCAACCTACCCTCGTCGCCGCTGTGCAACCGGGGCTTGACGATCATCCCCAGCCGAGCCTGGAGTTCCACCTGGACGAACGGGGAACGCTCACCCGCGTAGTCGTGGACGGTCGCACGCTTTGGCCCAATCGGCTGCGGATCCGCTTGCGCCAACGCGATCTTGTTCTTTGGCTTCACCTCGCCCAATTGCGGAAACAGCACTGCCCAGCGCCCTCATCCGTGGTGACCGCTCCTCCCTGCCACCGCGTGGCCGATGCGCAGGAAATCCCCAAAGATGCGGAAACGGCGCAGTGGGCACCGTTGCCAGAGGCCAAGGGCGCTCGCTCGGGGTTGGATCCGCACACCGGCGCCGCCAACGGCTCCCCGATCCGCCCCTGCCCTTGTTGCTTCCGTGAGGCTGCTCAGCTTTCCGCGTTCGTGCCTGAGAGTGACCGCGAGCTTCCCGACGAATATGTCCGGCAAGCCATGTCCCGCATCAAACGCGCCCTATCCCAGTTCGGCTTGCCCTTGGCTCACCTCGAGGCTGTCAGGTTTCGCGGCGCTGGGAGCCGCCCGCATACGTCCTACGGAATCCATCTCGACCCCGACCGCATCACGATCCGGACCCCCAATCCCTAACCCAGATCTGCAAGCGCCAACGGTTGGTGGCAACGTTGCCAACTCCCCCACCCCTCTTTCCTCGGGTTTCCTTCCTCCAATAGGCTTCGTTGCCATGACAGAGCAACGCATCCACGAAACGGGCCAATCCCCCGGAGTGGAGGCGGTGAGGCAGTGGAAGAACCAGGGGAATTGGGAAGAGATCGCTAAGCAATTACCGGAAATTCAGCGACCCGTCCAGGTAGCCCAAGCCGACCTCGCAAGCGAGGTGGGATTTGCGCTTACCCAACTCGGGCGCCTGGAAGAGGCCCGGGCTCTCTACACCGAGTTGTACGAAGCTGCCCCAAGCCATCGCATCGCCAGCGGACTGGCCTACATCCACTACCTCGCTCTGCTGCAGCACAAAATCAAAAAGCCGCGGCTGAACGACCCAGAATCCTGGCGAAGGGGTTTCGAACGTTGGATTGCGGAAGCGCTGCGCTTGGAACCGAAATCCCTGAAAGACAAGTATCGGCTAGCCGTTTACCACGCGAGTATCCTGGCGCAAAAAGATGCAGTGGCCCTCCGGCTGTTCCGCGAAGTGATCGGTCTGTTCGAGGCCCTGCCAGAAGAGGTGCGGAACGAACAGCACCGGTACTTTAAAACTTACGTCATGGCGCTTTACGGTGCGGCTCGCTCCGCTTATCGCCTAAAGCGCTACGAAGATGCACGCCGGTACATCTATCGCTGCATTCGCGTGGACAAGAATCGCAACCACCAAGAACCCCTCTTCAAATTTTTCCTGGCGGGAAAAGTCCTGTTTGCTCTGGGCGAGCATGCCGACGCGGAACGCGCATTGCGGATCGCGTTGGAGCATGCCCGACATCGCGAACACGATTTCGTTTATGCCCTCCTGGCAGAAATTGCCTTAGCGACGAACCGACCCGCCGACGCCGTCAATTGGCTGGAGTCGAACGTCCGACCGCACCACCGAAAGCCGTACATTTGGCGACTGCTGGGCGATGCGGAACTCGCCCGCGGGGAGCGGCGGCGCGCATTGAAGCTCTACAAAAGTTCGCTGTTGAAAGATCACGTCGGCCGCCACCTGACGTTGTTCAAGATGGGGCAGATTTACGAGAGCATCCGCGAATTCGGCGAGGCGCGCCGCTGTTATGAGCAGGCAGCCGACTTCCGGCGCCGGCGCTACGTGACCGAGTATCCGGAAGCACTGGAGGCGCTTGCCAAGCTCTGCGAGCAGCAAGGAGACATCGAAGGAGCACGTAACGCTTACAAGAGAATGGCTCTGCTGCCAACGTTTGCGGATCGTGCTCAGGCTGAACTCGCCCGACTGGCAGGCTAGCAACAGCGGGCAAGCAAATTTGTTTTGGGGGCAACAATGGCAACGCGAGAGAGCAGTTCCTCTTCAGTCGCCTCAGGACATCTCGCACTCGCTGCGCGTGCAGCAGCGGAGGGCAATTATGCGCTCGTCAAAGAGCTCTACGCGGCTGCTGCAGCAGCGGGTGCGGTAGAGGGCGAGCGCGCGAAGTGGGCCTTGCTCCTGATCGAAGCGGGCGAACTCGAAGAGGGCTGGAGGCTCCAGGGCCAGCAGCCGGAAGGCATCCTGAGCCAAGAGAAGGGCTCGCAGCCGGAATCAGAGGACACGGGAGACGACTTTCTCACCTTCGAGGCCACTCCCCGCGTGGATCAGGGGAAGACACCATCCACGGACACTGCGTTGATTGAGCTCTTTCGACGTTGGTTCGCCGGCCGTGGCGATGTTTACGCGCGCCAATGGTACGACGCTCGCAACGATCGAACGGGCTATGTCCCTGTGCGAGAGCCGCTCGACGATCGCGTGATTGCCCAACACCTCGAAGGGCGCATCACCATTGGTCAGTACCTTCTATATCCAGACCACCACGTAAGTTTTGCCGTGATCGACCTTGACCCGACAAGTGCAGCCCTCGAGCAAGCACGCCTGGAACAAACGGATGAGCTTGGCGGCTTGGGCTTACCCGCACTGCGTGAGTACGCCAGTCGCATCGTCCGTACGGCGAGAGAGCTCGACGTGCCCACTTTGCTGGAGGACACGGGTGGGGCAGGGTTGCACATTTGGATCTTTTTTGCCCCGCGTGTTCCTGCCCGCCGTGCCCGTGCCTTCGTGCGCGAACTGCTCTGGCGCAGTGGGTCGCAACCGGCGAGTGTCGTGGTGGAGATCTTCCCGAAGCAAGACGAACTTACCGGCAAGGGTCTCGGCAACCTCGTGAAGCTGCCGCTCGGGGTACATCAAGCAACCCTTCGCCCCTCGCGCTTCTTGCAAGGTGAAAGTCTGGAACCCCTACCAGAGCTGTCTGCCCTGCGGAGCGTTTGCCCGGTGGATCCGGTGATCTTTGACCGACTGCTGAACGACAGAGTGGTACCGCTGCGTCCCCTGCAAGCGCCAACTCCAACGCCGCAAGAGCCAAGTCTTCCGACGAGTCCCCTGGGTTCTCCCCGCGCGTTAGCCGAAGCCCTCGCGGCCATCGAGAGCCGGAAGCCCGTGGCGGAAGCCGTCGACCGCGTTTTGGAAAACTGCGCCGTGCTGAGAGAGCTCGCGCGGAGGGCGCTCGAAGGGGAGCCCCTACCTACGACGGGGTTGAGGTGCCTGCTCTACAGCATTGGCCTCATTGGCCGCGACAATCCCGTCATCGAGCAAATTTTTGCGCGCACGGGTGCAAGCAGAAAGGAGCTAGAGCGGGTCCGCCGTGGCCTACAGTCGCCAGTGGGCTGCAGGCGCCTCAAGGAGTATTTTCCACAACTTGCCGAGCGATGTAGCTGCCCTGAGGTACCGGAGGCCGGCTACGCCACTCCGGTGCTGTTTGCACTCTCGGGTTCGCCCCACTTCCACCGCCGCGAACCTTTGTCTCCAGTAGCAGCCGATGAATGGCTGGGATCGGATTTCCCCGACACGGGGAGCTCGAAGGAGGAACTGCGCAAAATCATCGCCCGGTTGGAAGAGGTCGAAAAGATCCTGCGTGAACTTCTCGGGCGTCCGCCATCCAACCCATCTACTCCGGAGAGCTCCGCACCGCCTTGGGAGCCCGCCACCGAAGCTGCCGAAACCTCGCCTTCGGGTGGACGGTCTCCCAAGACCTGATGTGACAGCGAGCTGGGACACAGTGTCGCTTGTCGGGCGGTTTGCGTTCGATACACGGACAAATTCACTCGACTCTTGGGGGGTAGGATGAAAACAGCGTACATCACAGAACCGGGGGCCACCGTGCGCCGAAACGGCCCCGTACTCGAAGTCTGGCTCGGAAACATCAAGCGCACAGAACTTCTCGTCCATGATCTGGATCAGCTTGTCTTGATGGGCAACATCTTGGTTACGCCCGCAGTTCTCGACTTTCTCGTCAACGAACGGATCGACACGGTGTTTTTGTCCCTGCACGGCAAGTTTCGCGGGCGGCTCATGCACCATCACTCGAAGAACGTCACCTTGCGGCTTGCCCAGTACGATGCGCTGCGCGACAAGGGGCGCGCGCTCGAATTTGCCCGGCGGATTGTGCACGGGAAAATTGCCAATATGCGCGCCTTCTTGTTCAAGGCTGCGCGGCGGCACAGCGCTGGGGCGCCACTGACCGAAACCGCCCACCGACTCGGAGCGGTGCAGGAACAGCTTGCCGAAGCCTCGACGCTAGATGAAGTTCGCGGCTTCGAGGGGCGCGCTTCCGCTCTGTATTTCGAAGTGTTCAACGTGCTCCTGAAGAATCCGGATTTCGAGTTCTCCGGGCGGAACCGGCGGCCGCCGCTGGATCCGGTGAACGTCTTGCTCTCCTTAGGCTACACCCTGCTGGCCAACGCGGTGGAAACGGCCGTGCAAATCGTGGGGCTCGACCCGTACGTCGGCGCCCTCCACGAAATTGCTTACGGCCGACCGTCGCTGGTGTGCGATCTCATGGAGGAATACCGGGCGATGATTGTGGATCCGATGGTGGTCGCATGCATCAACCAGCGAGTGTTCACCACCAACGACTTCGAACCCGGGCAAGAAGGAGAGCCCATCCGTTTCAAACGAGAGGCGATGAAGTACTTCATCGAACTCTTTGAACGGCGCCTCCGCAACGAAATTTTGTATCCGCCAAGGAATCAGCGGCTCAAGTACCGCCAGGTGATCGAGGAGCAAGTGCGGCACTTCGCTCGGTGCGTTCTCGGTCAGGAGCAACGCTACGAACCATTCGTCGTGCGCTAATTGAGACCTGGAAGGAGGGGGCAATGTTCACGGTGATCGCATTTGACATCTCCGACGATCGTGTGCGCTACCGTGTGGTGAAAGCGCTGAAAAAGTACGCGGTCCGCGTGCAAAAGTCTGTGTTCGAGGCACCGCGGCTGCCGGAAAATCACCTGCGGCGCCTGCAACGGCAGGTCGAGAGGCTGATCGACCCGAAGACGGACCGAGTACGCTACTATTTTCTCTGCGCCGCTTGCAAACCGCGAATCGAAAGTTGGGGGCGTGGCGAGGTCACAGAGTACGAGGAATTTCGCGTGATCTAAACTCACCCTCTGCCGAGGACACCGGTCAGAAGAGCAGTCCAGAGTCGCGGGCTGCACCTGGCCACACCAAAAGCCGAAGGGCACAACGACAGGCGGGTTGCTGAGCGCCCCTGCCAGGTCTCGCCCGCAGCACACAATGGTTTGGCAAATCTTGACAACGCAGCACCTTTCCACGTATGTGCCCGCCTCGAGTGGTGCAGACGATGGGGTGGGAGAGGACGCTGCTGTTCGTTGCCGGATCGTCCCCGCAGGTGATCACCGAAACTGTGTGGGCTCTCTGCCGGCAACGGCCCGTGCCGCGCACGCAAGTGTTCGTCATTACCACCACTGCGGGGCGAGACCACATCGAACAACGACTACTGAGGAGGGGCGGTCCGTGGTCGAGGCTCCAACGCGACTACCCAGCCGCACGCAATTTCCACTTCAATCGCAAGCAGGTGCTCGTGCTGCCAGGGCCGGACCGGCAGCCGCTCGATGATGTTCGCAGCGAAGCCGACAGCAAGGCTGCCGGGGACTTCATTCTGGATTTCGTTCGCAACCACACAAGACCGGAGCACCCTCCCCTGCACGCTTCCATCGCGGGCGGGCGAAAAACGATGGGCTATCTGCTCGCCACCGCAATGGTTTTGTTTGGCCGCGTGGACGACCGCTTATCGCATGTGCTGGTGCGTCCCCCGGAGCTGGAGGGCAGTTCATTTTTCTACCCGCCACCACGGGGCCGCTTTGTGAAGGCCGAGACCCCGGCCGGCAAAACAATTGAGGTTCAGCTGAAAGACGTGTCGATCGATCTTGCCGAACTCCCCTTTTTGCGCTTGCGGCTTTGGCAAGATAGCCGCGACCTCGCCGCAAACAGTTTCTCTGAGCTTGTTCAGCGTTTGCAGCAGCGTTTGGGCCAGGTTGTGCGGCCTACTGTTGAAATCGATGTGGCGCTCTGCCGCTTGGTGTGTGGTGGTGAAGCCATCCACGTTTCTCCCCTGCGGGTAGGGATCTACGCGCTTCTTGCGCGGCGGCGGCAGAGCCATCTTCCCGGGAGCGTTTGCGCTGGTTGCTCTAGGTGCTTCCTGCCGGCTGAAGAAATCGGGCGGGGTTTCAGAGAAGAACTCCGCACGCTCATGCAACAGCTGAAGAGTGTGGCAGTTGGGAAAACGTGGTCAGAGCGCAACTTCCGCCCGGAAATTTCCAAACTCAATGCGCTCCTCGAAGAAAAGCTGGGCAGTGCGAGCAAACCGTACGAAGTGCAAATCAGAGGAGAACGCGGCCAACGTCTTTACGGTATCGCCGCGGCACCAGAACTCCTGATAGTCAGTGGCCTGCCAACCATTGGTGGCAATGTTGCCACGAGTGCCACAGCGGTTGCGTAATCGGTCAGGATCCATCATGAACAAACCGCAGCACGGGAGGCAGCCCGCACAAGCGATTCAGAAGGAGAAACACCTGTGACGAACGTCGATCGCTGGACTCTCAAGATTCACGCGTTTTTGCACGACCCACCCCATAAGCCACTTGCTTTGGGGCGGGGCCACGCGGCACAAGGAGCCAGCATCGCCGAGCGCATCACCGAAAAAGCACTCAGCAACGGCACTGCCAGCCTCATTGCGACAGCGGACCACCTGGCCGCAGGGGCTGACCGGCAGAGCTGGCTCGCGCAATTTCGCGTCGACCCGAAACAGCAACTGCAACTCATCCATCCGCTCGAAGGAAAGCCCATCTTGCAACCCGGAACGCGCAGGGGCCAAGCGTTCGAGCTGGTCTTTCCGACTGAGTGCGTCGATGCGGCCGAACGCATCGGCGCACAACTGCCAGGGGTGATCGGAGAGCTACCGAATAACCGCCTGCGCTTCCTAGTCTTGTGGCGTTTCCTGCCTGAGCTCCTCGCACGGATGGAAGGACGCCAGCGAAATCTAGGCTTGCTTTGGCCGCTCTTACCTGCCGATTCCCGCATGCCCGATCACTCGGTTCTCATTCATGATTCCTTGGTTTCCGCCTTGGCGACGATTTTAGACCAAGGCACCAAAGCTGCCCTTCTCCGCGTACAGTTTGCACCCGTGCAGGACTTCATCGAAGCCTCGCGAAAACTTCGCGATCTCTGGGCTTCGTCGAGCATCCTGGCCGAAACCACTTGGTGCGCCATGGAAACAATCGTCGAGGAGTTTGGTCCGGATCACGTGCTGTTCCCCAGCTTACGCGACGAGCCCCGTTTCGACCGCTGGTTACTTGGCCAACCACAGCTGCGGGAGTGCGCACCGGAGGATCCTGGCAAGCGGCAGCAGTCGCCGCTGTGGGCCGTGTTCGATGAGACCGAGCGCTATCTCCCCCGTGCGCTGCGTACGCCTTCGCTCCCGAACGTGTTCACCGCTGTCATTCCCTACGAGCAGGCCGAAGAGATAGCCCGAAAGGTTGAGAAGAAAGTGCGTGCGTTTTGGGAAGACAGCGTTCGCCAAGCAGGGGACTGCGCAGGCGAAGGACAAGAGTACGGCGAACGGGCGCGCGAGCAAGCGCAAGCCTTGTTGCAAGTGTTCTGGAGCGTGGTGCCGTGGCCGCTCGACCAAAGTCCTCGAACTTGGGTCGCGTCAACCCATGAGACTTGCTGGCACAAGCGTACCCCGATTGTTTCTGAGGCGCTGGCAACCATCGACACCGTAGAGGAAGTGTTCTCCGGGTACGAACCCAATGCTGGCCTCCTGTATCCGGACATAACCGACCAGGCCACGTTGCTGGTTGACGCGGTGAAACGTGAGCGGGCGCAGCACGTTAGCGACGAAGGTGGGCTCAAGTGTAGTTGCTGCGGCGAGCGGCAAGTGCTTGGCGGCAATGACTTTTGGATCCAACGGACCGAAGGGCTTGCCAAACGCAAGGACCGCAAGCGGCTCTCCGAAGGCGAACAGCTTTGCGGACCTTGCACATGGAAGCGCCTATTCGAACTGGAGGGTTTGCGCGAGGAGGATTCCGGCCCCTTCGGCCCTCGCCACCCCTCCACCGGAGATGTTGCCGCAGCCCAGTTCAAGCTGGACGTGATTCTGGCCTGCAGAGACGGCAACAAGAAGCTCCTAGAGAAGGTGAAAGCTTTCGTTGACGCGGTACAGGCTGATGTGAGCGAAGGAAGGCTAGATGAAGGGGATACCCGAGTGTTCTGCCCCCAGGCGGTGGATCTGGCAGCGCGGAAATCGGAGGAAAAGACACTGATTGAGTTTGCCCGAATCGACGGTCAGTGGCTGTTGGACTTCCCGCGCGAAGAGGCACCAGAGGCGAAGCCGGAGGAAACGCTGCGCGCGGCGCGAGAGCTGCGGCGCGCGGCTGCTGACGCCAACATCGATGCGCCGCGCCCGTACTTGGCGGTGATCGATTTCGACGGCGACAGCATGGGGAAGTGGCTTTCGGGGACGCATGAACACTTCCCGAGAGTCTTACAGACTCTACACACGAAGGTCGTCGAGATGCTCAAGGCCGACCACCCCGCGGGCTGGCAAGCCCTCGCCGAACGCCCACGCTTCCTCAGCCCCGCCTTCCACGCGTCGTTGAGTGCAGCCGCTGCAACATTTGCTCGCGTGGCAGCACCGATGACCATCGAAGGGGAGGCGCTACCGGGACACCTCATTTACGCTGGCGGCGACGATGCCTTGTTCCTGGCCCCCGTTCCAGTCGCCCTAGAGCTTGCTCTGCGGTTGCGCCTGCGTTTCTCCGGCTGGCCCAAGAAGTTCGAATCACTCCTTCTCAAAGCGGATGAGAGTAACTTTGCAGGGTTCCGCGAATTGCTTCGTAGCCACTTCAATACGCCGAGCGCTTGGACCTTGGCGACGTTCGGTACGCAAAGTGGTCGCCCTGAGCCTGCCGACCAGTGGGAACAGGTGAGGAAAGTGGGCCTTGCCTTCGGCACGAACGCAACCGCATCCGCTGGGATGTGCGTGTTCCATTACCGCTGGCCCTTGGGTTCGGCGTTGCGAATGGCTCGGGAGGCCCTGAATGCTGCCAAGCAGGTAGCGCGGAACTCGCTCGGGATCATCGTGCAGCGGCGTTCGGGTTCGATCAGTCGGACCGTCTTGCCCTTTTTCCTCAAAGACACATCGGACCAAGCCTCCTCGCCAACAATCTTTCCGGTGCTGAGCCTCATCGAGGCAACCGCAGCGTTCATGAAGGAGGAACAAGGGGTGTCCGCGCGCCTTGCAACCGCGTTCCGAGAGGAGATCGCAGCCCTCCACATCGAACCGCGAGCGGGCAGACTGCCCGGAACAAAGCGCGCTGACAGCCAACTCTGGGACATTGGGGAAGCACTGGCACGGCGTGTGGTTCTCCGGCGAGACTTGGCTGGGAGCAAGCGGTCGGACGAGTCGAAAAAAGAAAATCCCGTGCGCGATTACCTCGAGCGAGTGGTCCTCGACCTCGGCCGCGGTGTACGGGCAACCTGTAAGGACAACCCAGTGCAGGCTCTGTTCGAATGGAGCGAAGCGTTAACTGTGGCAGCATTTTTGGCACGACCTGGGGAGCGGGGGTGAGGCATGGACATTCTGGAATTGGAACCGCTGGATGTGTTTTCCATCCGCTCGGCGCGCCCGTTCGATGTCGGCGGCGTCGTGCATGCGGATTTCGTGTGGCCGCCACCAGCTTGGACTGTAGTCGGCGCGCTCCGCGGCGTGCTCGCGGAACTCCTCGGCCTCCCCGCGGTGGAGTATGGCCGAGCTGGGTCAAACCATCCGCGGTTCGCCAACGTGGTCGACCGCATCGGCAAGCCCGATGGCCCTGCCAAGTTTGTCATCGGCCCTGCACTCGTGTTGGATGTCGAAACGCAGAGCCTGCGATGGCCTGTACCGGCAGATGTCTTCGCCGTGCGGGAAGGCACCCTCAAACTGCGGCGTCTCCGTGCCACGCTCCTGCCGCGCGAATGCCAGTGCAATTTCAAGCAGGGACGCACGTGCGTGCTCGCTCCGCCTTCGGATCTCTCAGCGCACCCGGAAAAATCTCTTCCCCTCCGAGCCTTCGACTCAGGTTTGCTCTTGGAGTGGCTATCCGGCAAGGAGACGTTGGAGCTCGGAGCCCGCAGCGCACAAGACTCCAGTCCAGATTTTTTCACCGAGCCGCGCATCGGGATCTGCATGGACTCGACAGCGAACACAGTACGGGAAGGCCTGTTCTATATGCGTAGCGCCGTGCAGCTTGCTCTCGGGCGCAGCCTCGCGGTTCCATTGCTCGATCGAGGCGACGGCCTGCCTTGGGAGGCCCTGCAGGGCCAAGTTGCGCGCTTCGGGGCCGACGGGCACTTGGTACGCCTTCGGCCGCCGCGCCCGTTCAACCTTCCGCCGGCGCCGGGAGATCGGCCGCTCAAGCGCGCGCGCATCCTTTGTGCTGCACCGATCCACCCAGGAGACTTGGACAACATCGAGGTGGAGGGCCATCAGGTCCGCGTTCTCGCGGTCGCGGCAGGGAAGCCGGTACGCATTGGCGGCTGGCGGCTGCTGACTGTGCGGCGCAACGGAGCGGAAGTCGAGCAAGGCCCCCGCACTTTGCGAACGTACTATCCGGCGGGAACGGTGCTGTACGTCGAGTCGGACGGCGATTTGAGAAAGCTCCACGGGCAAAACCTCGCCCAATGCGAGGAAGAACGGGCTGCAGGGTTTGGATTCGCACTCGTAGGGCAGTGGCCAGAGCAAGTTTAGGAGGAGGTCATTTCATGGCAGAGCAACGGATGTTCGATACACGGCTCCTCGTGATGCTAGCGGAAACACCGGTGCACGCTGGCACGGGCGCAGAGCTTGGGGCGGTCGACCTACCGATTCAAAGGGAACGTCACACACGGTTTCCCACCATCCATGGGTCGGGAGTAAAAGGCGTGTTGCGCGACCTTTCGGAGCGGGTAAACGGCAATGGCAAAGAATCGGTAACGACCGTGCTCTTTGGAAGCCCCCCGCCAAAAGCTGCCGGCGGAGAGGGCCTCGAGGCTGGATCCTTAGTGGTCGCCGATGCTCGCTTGCTCTTGCTACCGGTGCGCAGTGTTGGGCATGCATTCGCGTGGGTTACGTGCCCCTATTTGCTGAGCCGCTTCTTGCGCGACGCTGGCGATTGCCAACCGGACAAACGCGGCGACATTGAGGCCGCAATCAAGGCAAGCACGATTCCAAGCACGGACAAGGGAGTGGTGCACACTGCATTTCCACTTTCCGCGGCGATGATCGAGGAACTCGAGCTACCCGTGGAGAAGAAAGACCTAAATAAGCTCATTGGCCTGCTGCAGCAAATGCTGCCCGGTGGGGCGGAAATGCAGTACTGGCGGGATTTGTTGCCGAAGAACTTGCTCATCGTTCCGGACGACGTGTTTTCGGACCTCGCCTTGCACGGCACCGAGGTAGTCACGCGCGTGCGCCTCAGCGACGAGAAGACCGTCGAGAAAGGAGCGCTGTGGACAGAGGAATACCTGCCGGCGGACTCCCTCCTCTACAGCGTGCTGGGGCTGGAAAGCCGCCGCCTCGCCACGAAGTGGGCCAAGAAGGGCCAACCCACGGGGCCCGCCGATGGTTGGAAGTGGGTGGCCGACCTCGTGCAAAAGAACCCCGTGGCTCAGTTTGGCGGAAAGGAAACGGTGGGGCGTGGCTTCTTCCGTCTCCAACTTTGGCCAGCGGCGGCCAACTAATCAGGAGGGCCCATCATGCCGGAGAAAGCAAAACACATCGAGCAGGAACGGGCTCAGTGGGCACTTGAGACGGTGCGCGAGCTCCAGAAGCAAGTAGGCAAAAAGGACGAGTTGCTCAGCCACATCCGCAAGCTGCCCTCGCACATCCAGACGTCGGGGCTTGCGCAAACGTTATTGTTTTATGGCCAAAAACAGCCGGCCATTGCCGAGGCGCTCGTCCGGCACCTGCAACTGGACGCCAACGGCAACGCGGATATCGCCCACGCGGTCAGTGAGCTTGTGCGAAGCGCAGCCAGAGTGCGCCAGAAGACACGCGATGCACTCAACGCGGCGCAGTGGCTCAAGCGCTTTGCGGAAGTGGAACTGAAATAAGTGCAACGGGACTAAGGCGTCATGATTCGCCGGTTACTGAGTTTGTCTTCCACGCAAGGAGAGGATTAATGCCAAACGGTACACGCGGAGGTGCGCAAAGGCCTGCGGGGCGGGGTGCCGCGGCTGGCGGAGGCCACACAGGCGGCCCTGGCCGGGGACAAGGCGGGGGAAGACATCATGGCGGCGGCGCGGGTGGTGGCCAGGGCGACGGCTTCGAGGTGGCAACCCTCCCCCAAAGCACGCAGGAACTCGTCGAGCACGCACGTCGTGAGAAGTTCGTAGTTCACCCTGCCCTCGAGCTCTCGAAGTTTGTGGAATGGCAGCAAACACAGCGCAAATTGGAACCGAATCGGCGGCGTGCCTACGGTTACGTTATTGACTGCTTGAAGGGGTCGGCAACACTGGCACA
Encoded proteins:
- a CDS encoding CRISPR-associated primase-polymerase type A1; the encoded protein is MATRESSSSSVASGHLALAARAAAEGNYALVKELYAAAAAAGAVEGERAKWALLLIEAGELEEGWRLQGQQPEGILSQEKGSQPESEDTGDDFLTFEATPRVDQGKTPSTDTALIELFRRWFAGRGDVYARQWYDARNDRTGYVPVREPLDDRVIAQHLEGRITIGQYLLYPDHHVSFAVIDLDPTSAALEQARLEQTDELGGLGLPALREYASRIVRTARELDVPTLLEDTGGAGLHIWIFFAPRVPARRARAFVRELLWRSGSQPASVVVEIFPKQDELTGKGLGNLVKLPLGVHQATLRPSRFLQGESLEPLPELSALRSVCPVDPVIFDRLLNDRVVPLRPLQAPTPTPQEPSLPTSPLGSPRALAEALAAIESRKPVAEAVDRVLENCAVLRELARRALEGEPLPTTGLRCLLYSIGLIGRDNPVIEQIFARTGASRKELERVRRGLQSPVGCRRLKEYFPQLAERCSCPEVPEAGYATPVLFALSGSPHFHRREPLSPVAADEWLGSDFPDTGSSKEELRKIIARLEEVEKILRELLGRPPSNPSTPESSAPPWEPATEAAETSPSGGRSPKT
- the cas1 gene encoding CRISPR-associated endonuclease Cas1 is translated as MKTAYITEPGATVRRNGPVLEVWLGNIKRTELLVHDLDQLVLMGNILVTPAVLDFLVNERIDTVFLSLHGKFRGRLMHHHSKNVTLRLAQYDALRDKGRALEFARRIVHGKIANMRAFLFKAARRHSAGAPLTETAHRLGAVQEQLAEASTLDEVRGFEGRASALYFEVFNVLLKNPDFEFSGRNRRPPLDPVNVLLSLGYTLLANAVETAVQIVGLDPYVGALHEIAYGRPSLVCDLMEEYRAMIVDPMVVACINQRVFTTNDFEPGQEGEPIRFKREAMKYFIELFERRLRNEILYPPRNQRLKYRQVIEEQVRHFARCVLGQEQRYEPFVVR
- a CDS encoding tetratricopeptide repeat protein; its protein translation is MTEQRIHETGQSPGVEAVRQWKNQGNWEEIAKQLPEIQRPVQVAQADLASEVGFALTQLGRLEEARALYTELYEAAPSHRIASGLAYIHYLALLQHKIKKPRLNDPESWRRGFERWIAEALRLEPKSLKDKYRLAVYHASILAQKDAVALRLFREVIGLFEALPEEVRNEQHRYFKTYVMALYGAARSAYRLKRYEDARRYIYRCIRVDKNRNHQEPLFKFFLAGKVLFALGEHADAERALRIALEHARHREHDFVYALLAEIALATNRPADAVNWLESNVRPHHRKPYIWRLLGDAELARGERRRALKLYKSSLLKDHVGRHLTLFKMGQIYESIREFGEARRCYEQAADFRRRRYVTEYPEALEALAKLCEQQGDIEGARNAYKRMALLPTFADRAQAELARLAG
- a CDS encoding CRISPR-associated ring nuclease is translated as MYSGSTYLVAVAGVQAKRIVEAFYALTVAAPKPVKIERIDVIGTQRVWDAYRATLGPHASILSKVARQHGICVPELRFHLLTNPSGTEPLRDLLTTDDNMAAWRQVLEIVRTLIAESSTLLGVCAGARQALRQALTLAFQLLARPQDRLFDIRVRGLLAEARPTAGRARRSTPRVVLSELPFLRVQELPRRADALEQPTLVAAVQPGLDDHPQPSLEFHLDERGTLTRVVVDGRTLWPNRLRIRLRQRDLVLWLHLAQLRKQHCPAPSSVVTAPPCHRVADAQEIPKDAETAQWAPLPEAKGARSGLDPHTGAANGSPIRPCPCCFREAAQLSAFVPESDRELPDEYVRQAMSRIKRALSQFGLPLAHLEAVRFRGAGSRPHTSYGIHLDPDRITIRTPNP
- the cas2 gene encoding CRISPR-associated endonuclease Cas2 produces the protein MFTVIAFDISDDRVRYRVVKALKKYAVRVQKSVFEAPRLPENHLRRLQRQVERLIDPKTDRVRYYFLCAACKPRIESWGRGEVTEYEEFRVI